A genomic window from Vitis riparia cultivar Riparia Gloire de Montpellier isolate 1030 chromosome 18, EGFV_Vit.rip_1.0, whole genome shotgun sequence includes:
- the LOC117906303 gene encoding VQ motif-containing protein 9: MDKSCHSSGDSTITTNTSSSTSSSSRDHYLKHLNKISHKISKPIIRRPTIDHPNHHQYHHPPPQPQPQPQPQPQSQPQPQQQGLQQQQQQHQPPVYNINKNDFRDVVQKLTGSPAHERFSTPPPIQPPKPQSSRLQRIRPPPLAHVSNRPPLVQVSNRPPHMLNSAVPPPPASTLNPNNPINNSVGTSAVPGCTFGNNGRQVSPLSPLPPFPAVHAAAESPISAYMRLFQTADSDPKRLPGFSPLAPLVSPRWTNPAPPPHQTGIPPPPTSTMTSNSSQFGMPSSPLPFGCLPSPRSPYPLLSPSLLFSPSAGQLGFPQFPLSPRLPVPSPRWRDI; the protein is encoded by the coding sequence ATGGATAAAAGCTGTCATTCCTCTGGTGACTCTACCATCACTACTAATACCAGCAGTAGCACTAGTAGCAGCAGCAGAGATCACTACCTCAAACACCTCAATAAAATTTCTCACAAGATCTCTAAACCCATCATCAGAAGACCTACTATTGATCATCCCAATCACCATCAATATCACCACCCACCTCCACAGCCACAGCCTCAGCCTCAGCCTCAGCCGCAGTCTCAGCCTCAGCCACAGCAGCAGGGtctgcagcagcagcagcaacagcatCAGCCGCCGGTTTACAACATCAATAAGAATGATTTCAGGGATGTTGTTCAGAAGCTCACCGGGTCTCCCGCTCACGAGCGCTTCTCTACACCCCCACCCATACAGCCACCTAAACCCCAAAGCTCTCGCCTTCAACGAATCCGTCCCCCCCCTCTGGCCCATGTTAGCAACCGCCCTCCTCTCGTTCAAGTTAGCAACCGCCCCCCTCACATGCTCAATAGCGCTGTTCCCCCACCACCCGCCTCCACCCTAAACCCTAACAACCCCATCAACAATTCCGTCGGCACCTCCGCCGTCCCTGGATGCACTTTCGGCAACAACGGACGACAGGTCTCGCCTCTATCGCCTCTACCCCCATTCCCAGCTGTCCATGCGGCTGCAGAATCGCCGATCTCCGCCTACATGAGGTTATTTCAGACCGCCGATTCCGATCCAAAACGCTTACCAGGATTTTCACCTTTAGCTCCATTGGTGTCGCCGCGTTGGACCAATCCCGCACCACCGCCGCATCAAACGGGAATACCGCCTCCGCCTACCTCGACAATGACATCGAATTCGTCACAGTTCGGGATGCCCTCATCACCACTGCCTTTTGGGTGCTTGCCATCACCAAGGTCACCGTACCCTCTACTTTCCCCAAGTTTACTGTTTTCGCCCTCGGCAGGTCAATTGGGGTTTCCGCAGTTCCCTCTCTCGCCAAGGTTGCCTGTGCCAAGCCCTAGATGGAGAGATATTTGA